One genomic region from Leifsonia poae encodes:
- a CDS encoding GntR family transcriptional regulator, whose amino-acid sequence MSANMSLGSGDLGIRTDYPDPLWVQAADAIRAQVAAGSMRAGSRLPPERELCQKLGISRVTLRKALQALVDDGAITPSHGRGWYIAGGGSEERNEWPNSLESFSETAERMGLVASSRVLRAEKTAATIDEAEKLGIAPGTPLFRLGRVRLLNEVAIAVDLSLVPAALIPDVEAYDFRTQSLYEVLTESGHDLANAETTIEAREASTEIAGQLDVEVGTPTLVMHQLVSGRADRPVLASTIQYAGDRYRLRTYFARHNRTELL is encoded by the coding sequence ATGAGCGCCAATATGTCGCTGGGATCCGGGGATCTCGGCATCCGCACCGACTACCCGGATCCGCTCTGGGTTCAGGCGGCGGATGCGATCCGCGCCCAGGTTGCGGCCGGCTCGATGCGTGCCGGCTCGCGTCTTCCCCCGGAGCGTGAACTCTGCCAGAAGCTCGGCATCAGTCGGGTCACCCTGCGCAAGGCTCTGCAGGCTCTGGTCGACGACGGCGCCATCACCCCCTCGCACGGCCGGGGCTGGTACATCGCCGGGGGCGGCTCCGAGGAGCGCAACGAGTGGCCGAACAGTCTGGAGTCGTTCAGCGAGACGGCCGAACGGATGGGTCTCGTCGCCTCCTCCCGCGTGCTGCGGGCCGAAAAGACGGCCGCCACGATCGACGAGGCCGAGAAACTCGGGATCGCGCCGGGCACGCCGCTGTTCCGGCTCGGCCGGGTGCGCCTGCTCAACGAGGTGGCCATCGCCGTTGACCTCTCGCTGGTGCCGGCCGCGCTCATCCCGGACGTGGAGGCGTACGACTTCCGCACCCAGTCCCTCTACGAGGTGCTCACGGAGTCCGGCCACGACCTCGCCAATGCGGAGACCACGATCGAGGCCCGCGAGGCCAGCACCGAGATCGCCGGCCAGCTCGACGTCGAGGTCGGGACCCCCACCCTCGTCATGCACCAGCTGGTGAGCGGCCGGGCGGACCGCCCTGTGCTCGCCTCGACCATTCAGTACGCCGGCGACCGCTACCGCCTGCGCACGTATTTCGCCCGCCACAACCGAACGGAGCTCCTGTGA
- a CDS encoding NAD-dependent epimerase/dehydratase family protein produces MTTRILFLGGAGMIGSAAAREAVAQGAEVTIVTRTEPRRPVADGVRQLRGDVRDREQLAALVGGENWDSVVNWVGFTPGDLDGHVELFRDTTSQYVFISTCSVFARPVPTLPITESSPRRQPVFGYARDKVECELTLEDAYRSHDFPLTIVRPFHTYDRTTLPILSGWTAIERMRAGEGVVVHGDGTSLWTLMHSTDFARAFVPLLGNQHAVGESVNVVSGDILTWDQIHLTLAAAAGVRSPRLVHRSSESIATEIPGWGEVLEHDFRHTMLFDTTKLQRLVPGFAPRVSLSQGAREIIEHYEATPAAREPDAELSAAFDRLIARP; encoded by the coding sequence ATGACCACACGAATCCTGTTCCTGGGCGGGGCCGGCATGATCGGGTCGGCCGCCGCGCGAGAGGCAGTCGCCCAGGGGGCGGAGGTGACGATCGTCACGCGCACCGAACCGCGGCGGCCCGTCGCCGACGGTGTGCGACAGCTGCGCGGCGATGTGCGCGACCGGGAGCAGCTGGCCGCGCTCGTCGGAGGCGAGAACTGGGACTCCGTGGTCAACTGGGTCGGCTTCACGCCGGGCGATCTCGACGGACATGTCGAGCTCTTCCGCGACACGACCTCGCAATACGTCTTCATCAGCACCTGCTCGGTGTTCGCCCGACCGGTGCCGACCCTCCCCATCACCGAGTCCAGCCCGCGCCGGCAACCCGTCTTCGGGTATGCGCGCGACAAGGTGGAGTGCGAGCTGACCCTCGAAGACGCGTACCGCAGCCACGACTTCCCGCTGACAATCGTGCGGCCGTTCCACACCTACGACCGCACCACGCTGCCGATCCTCTCGGGCTGGACGGCCATCGAGCGGATGCGCGCCGGCGAAGGCGTCGTCGTCCACGGTGACGGCACCTCGCTCTGGACGCTGATGCACTCCACCGATTTCGCGCGCGCATTCGTGCCGCTGCTCGGCAACCAGCACGCGGTCGGCGAGAGCGTGAACGTGGTGAGCGGCGACATCCTCACCTGGGACCAGATCCACCTCACGCTCGCCGCCGCGGCCGGGGTGCGCTCGCCGCGGCTCGTGCACCGGTCGAGCGAGTCGATCGCCACGGAGATCCCGGGCTGGGGCGAGGTGCTGGAACACGACTTCCGGCACACGATGCTGTTCGACACGACGAAACTGCAGCGGCTGGTGCCCGGATTCGCTCCGCGGGTGAGTCTTTCGCAGGGCGCGCGCGAGATCATCGAGCACTACGAGGCCACTCCAGCCGCCCGCGAACCGGATGCGGAGCTCAGCGCCGCCTTCGACCGTCTGATAGCGCGACCCTGA
- a CDS encoding ABC transporter ATP-binding protein → MTRPASSPLLSIQNLTVDYQTASPVRAVNKVSLDIHPGEIVGLAGESGCGKSTLAYTITRLLQAPAEITGGSIDWAREDGGRTDILTLDGPDLRAFRWQEISMVFQGAMNALNPVHRIGSQIEDIFIDHRSGLNRRQRRERAAELLRTVGIPEDRLRSYPHELSGGMRQRVMIAMALALRPRLIIMDEPTTALDVVVQRNILEEINRLRHEFGFAVLFITHDLGLLLEISDRVGIMLSGRLVEENTPDVLLENPAHEYTRHLLRSFPSLRGDVPLTGTRYVDTTVDSEEEVTA, encoded by the coding sequence ATGACGAGACCGGCGAGCTCACCGCTCCTGAGCATCCAGAACCTCACGGTCGACTACCAGACGGCCTCGCCTGTGCGCGCGGTCAACAAGGTGTCGCTCGACATCCACCCCGGCGAGATCGTCGGGTTGGCCGGCGAATCCGGCTGCGGCAAGTCGACACTGGCCTACACGATCACCCGTCTGCTGCAGGCACCCGCCGAGATCACCGGGGGCTCCATCGACTGGGCCAGGGAGGACGGCGGACGCACCGACATCCTCACCCTCGACGGTCCGGATCTGCGCGCCTTCCGCTGGCAGGAGATCTCGATGGTCTTCCAGGGCGCCATGAACGCGCTCAACCCGGTGCACCGCATCGGATCGCAGATCGAAGACATCTTCATCGACCACAGATCCGGCCTGAACCGTCGCCAGCGGCGGGAACGCGCGGCCGAGCTGCTGCGCACCGTCGGAATCCCCGAAGACCGCCTGCGCAGCTACCCGCACGAACTCTCGGGCGGGATGCGCCAGCGCGTCATGATCGCGATGGCCCTGGCCTTGCGCCCCCGCCTCATCATCATGGACGAGCCGACCACCGCGCTCGACGTCGTGGTGCAACGCAACATCCTCGAAGAGATCAACCGGCTGCGCCACGAGTTCGGTTTCGCCGTGCTGTTCATCACCCACGACCTCGGGCTGCTGCTCGAGATCAGCGACCGCGTGGGCATCATGCTCTCCGGCCGACTGGTCGAGGAGAACACGCCCGACGTGCTGCTGGAGAACCCGGCGCACGAATACACCCGGCACCTGCTGCGGTCGTTCCCGAGCCTGCGCGGCGACGTGCCGCTCACCGGAACCCGCTACGTCGACACGACCGTCGACAGTGAGGAAGAGGTCACCGCATGA
- a CDS encoding ABC transporter permease: MSFTQQELADPDLSGSEPDPDGGAPRTGFFRAAGRSTSRRRSARGWKFWVGISVCAFFALLAILGPFLVPNPNQSSPIGLQPPSADHLFGTTNIGQDVLGQVVAGTTGSVVIGVVAGAITVILSMIFGVGGAFLGGIWDNLSSLVSNVFLVIPGLPLLIIVTDYVESRDIIVISVVIALVSWAGAARVLRAQTLSVRSRDYVDAARVASESNWRIMLREILPNLMPIIASQFVFGALGAILAEAGLSFLGLGAPGGKSWGSILFFAQNAQAISLGAWWWFVPPGLCIAILGAALGLINFSIDERINPRLRTAAILKQSRKLKGAH, encoded by the coding sequence ATGAGCTTCACGCAACAAGAACTCGCCGACCCGGACCTCTCCGGCTCCGAACCCGACCCCGACGGCGGCGCACCCCGCACCGGATTCTTCCGCGCCGCCGGACGCTCAACCTCCCGCCGTCGCTCCGCCCGCGGCTGGAAGTTCTGGGTGGGGATCAGCGTCTGCGCCTTCTTCGCCCTGCTGGCGATCCTCGGACCGTTCCTCGTGCCGAACCCCAACCAGTCGAGCCCCATCGGCCTTCAGCCCCCGTCGGCCGACCACCTCTTCGGCACCACCAACATCGGACAGGATGTGCTCGGCCAGGTCGTCGCCGGCACCACCGGCTCCGTGGTCATCGGCGTCGTCGCCGGAGCGATCACCGTCATCCTCTCGATGATCTTCGGCGTGGGAGGAGCGTTCCTCGGCGGCATCTGGGACAACCTCTCCTCGCTCGTGAGCAACGTCTTCCTGGTCATCCCGGGCCTGCCGCTGCTGATCATCGTGACCGACTACGTGGAGTCGCGCGACATCATCGTGATCTCCGTGGTGATCGCGCTCGTCTCCTGGGCCGGCGCCGCGCGCGTCCTCCGGGCGCAGACCCTCTCGGTGCGCTCCCGCGACTACGTCGACGCCGCCCGCGTCGCCAGCGAATCCAATTGGCGCATCATGCTGCGGGAGATCCTGCCCAACCTGATGCCCATCATCGCCTCGCAGTTCGTCTTCGGCGCTCTCGGAGCGATCCTCGCCGAGGCTGGACTCTCGTTCCTCGGCCTCGGCGCACCCGGCGGAAAGTCCTGGGGCAGCATCCTGTTCTTCGCCCAGAACGCCCAGGCCATCTCGCTCGGGGCCTGGTGGTGGTTCGTACCGCCCGGCCTCTGCATCGCCATCCTCGGCGCCGCCCTCGGTCTCATCAACTTCAGCATCGACGAGCGGATCAACCCGCGGCTTCGCACGGCCGCCATCCTCAAGCAGTCCCGCAAGCTGAAGGGCGCCCACTGA
- a CDS encoding ABC transporter permease, producing MRYYLSKLGFYLIAGWIAITLNFLLPRLVKGSPVDVILAKTQGVAPMPPEARHALELQFGVSHDPLIVQYFHYLGNLFTGNFGLSVSFYPTPAIDVVMQALPWTVGLVGLATIISYVVGILFGSWLGWRRGTWTDSILPASTFFSAIPYFWLALVLVYIFGSILHWFPVSGGYDFNITPGFTPEFIGSVLLYGALPAITIVLASVSGQLLGTRNMMVSTMAEDYVVTARAKGLRPRRVFGSYAMRNALLPSVAGFAMSLGFIVNGSVVTESVFGYPGVGFTLLTAVQNNDYPLMQALFLVITLAVLGANLVVDLIYGFIDPRTRLAN from the coding sequence ATGCGCTATTACCTCAGCAAGCTCGGCTTCTACCTGATCGCCGGCTGGATCGCGATCACCCTCAACTTCCTGCTGCCCCGACTGGTCAAAGGCAGCCCGGTCGACGTCATCCTGGCCAAGACCCAGGGCGTCGCCCCCATGCCGCCCGAAGCACGGCACGCACTCGAATTGCAGTTCGGCGTCTCGCACGATCCGCTGATCGTGCAGTACTTCCACTACCTCGGCAACCTCTTCACCGGCAACTTCGGCCTCTCGGTGAGCTTCTACCCCACCCCGGCCATCGACGTGGTCATGCAGGCGCTGCCCTGGACCGTCGGCCTCGTGGGTCTCGCCACCATCATCAGCTACGTTGTCGGCATCCTGTTCGGCTCCTGGCTCGGCTGGCGCCGCGGCACCTGGACCGACTCGATCCTGCCCGCCTCCACCTTCTTCTCCGCCATCCCGTACTTCTGGCTCGCCCTCGTGCTCGTCTACATCTTCGGGTCGATCCTGCACTGGTTCCCCGTGAGCGGCGGCTACGACTTCAACATCACCCCCGGCTTCACTCCCGAGTTCATCGGTTCGGTGCTGCTCTACGGCGCGCTGCCGGCCATCACGATCGTGCTGGCCTCGGTCTCCGGCCAGCTGCTCGGCACCCGCAACATGATGGTCTCGACGATGGCCGAGGACTACGTGGTCACCGCCCGGGCAAAGGGACTCCGCCCCCGCCGGGTGTTCGGCTCGTACGCCATGCGCAACGCCCTGCTGCCCTCGGTGGCCGGGTTCGCCATGTCACTCGGCTTCATCGTGAACGGCTCCGTCGTCACCGAGAGCGTCTTCGGCTACCCCGGCGTGGGATTCACCCTGCTGACCGCCGTGCAGAACAACGACTACCCGCTGATGCAGGCGCTGTTCCTCGTGATCACCCTCGCCGTCCTCGGCGCCAACCTGGTCGTGGACCTGATCTACGGCTTCATCGACCCCCGAACGCGCCTGGCGAACTAG
- a CDS encoding ABC transporter ATP-binding protein encodes MTTLEALHLRKNYEIRGTGLRNKTLRAVDDVSIVVRPGESVALVGESGSGKSTIAKMLIRLVEPTGGDITLDGAPIGRGRRATKAYRSRVQMVFQDPFSSLNPSLPIRHQLARPLRIHGIVKNRAEEERELRRLLDSVNLGPADEMLAKYPHELSGGQRQRIAIARALAPRPEVLIADEPVSMLDVSIRLEILQLLDDLKRQRNLAVLYITHDLATARHFSSQIVVMRNGRVVERGGSSEVILNPVHPYTQLLVRAAPDPKSEPFVVDPDRYLASPDVAISEADPGPTADGSHWARAWSDDPAVATLLASLTPATA; translated from the coding sequence ATGACGACACTCGAAGCGCTCCACCTGCGCAAGAACTACGAGATCCGGGGCACCGGGCTGCGCAACAAGACCCTGCGCGCGGTCGACGACGTCTCGATCGTCGTGCGGCCGGGCGAGTCGGTCGCGCTGGTCGGCGAGAGCGGCAGCGGCAAATCAACCATCGCCAAGATGCTCATCCGTCTGGTCGAACCGACCGGCGGCGACATCACCCTCGACGGTGCCCCCATCGGGCGCGGGCGCCGCGCCACCAAGGCGTACCGCTCGCGCGTGCAGATGGTCTTCCAGGACCCGTTCTCGTCGTTGAACCCGTCACTGCCCATCCGGCACCAGCTGGCCAGGCCGCTGCGGATCCACGGCATCGTCAAGAACCGGGCCGAGGAGGAGCGGGAGCTGCGCCGTCTGCTCGACTCGGTGAACCTGGGGCCGGCCGACGAGATGCTGGCCAAATACCCGCACGAGCTGTCGGGCGGTCAGCGGCAACGCATCGCCATCGCCCGCGCCCTCGCGCCGCGCCCGGAGGTGCTGATCGCCGACGAGCCGGTCTCGATGCTGGACGTCTCCATCCGTCTCGAGATCCTGCAGCTGCTCGACGACCTCAAAAGGCAGCGCAACCTGGCGGTGCTCTACATCACGCACGACCTCGCCACGGCACGCCACTTCTCGTCGCAGATCGTCGTGATGCGGAACGGACGCGTGGTCGAGCGGGGCGGTTCGAGCGAGGTCATCCTGAACCCCGTGCATCCGTACACCCAGCTGCTCGTGAGGGCCGCGCCTGACCCCAAGTCGGAGCCGTTCGTCGTCGACCCGGACCGCTACCTCGCCTCCCCCGACGTCGCCATCAGCGAGGCGGACCCGGGCCCGACCGCCGACGGCTCGCATTGGGCCCGTGCCTGGTCCGACGACCCCGCCGTTGCCACGCTCCTGGCCTCCCTGACCCCGGCCACCGCCTGA
- a CDS encoding GntR family transcriptional regulator, which yields MGQWRVSPVSEETSGGAGIDTATAIRPDYPEPLWIQAVNLINREIASGVLKPGMRLPPERELCLQLNISRVTLRKALNKLVEDGVLSASHGRGWYVAQAPGVGKEWPNSLESFTETAARMGLVAGSRVLRAETKPASLDEAEELSIAPGTPLFHLERVRLLNDVPIALDVTRIPATLAPALAEADFTVDSLYERLAEAGIEPLRADATIEAREADPSAAEHLDLAVGKPVLVMRQLAVDRAEHPLFVSTITYAGDRYRLRTFFARSR from the coding sequence ATGGGACAGTGGAGGGTGTCGCCGGTGAGCGAAGAGACGAGCGGTGGGGCTGGGATCGACACGGCCACCGCCATCCGGCCCGACTACCCGGAGCCGCTGTGGATACAGGCGGTCAACCTGATCAACCGCGAGATCGCGAGCGGGGTGCTCAAACCGGGCATGCGCCTCCCGCCCGAACGCGAGCTCTGCCTGCAACTGAACATCTCACGCGTCACCCTGCGGAAAGCGCTCAACAAGCTGGTCGAAGACGGCGTGCTCAGCGCCTCACACGGGCGCGGCTGGTATGTGGCGCAGGCGCCCGGAGTCGGCAAGGAGTGGCCCAACAGTCTCGAATCGTTCACCGAGACGGCCGCCAGAATGGGTCTCGTCGCCGGCTCCCGGGTGCTGCGCGCCGAAACGAAACCGGCCAGCCTCGACGAAGCGGAAGAGCTCTCCATCGCACCGGGCACGCCGCTCTTCCACCTGGAGCGCGTCCGCCTGCTCAACGATGTGCCGATCGCGCTCGACGTGACACGCATTCCGGCGACTCTCGCACCCGCGCTCGCCGAAGCCGACTTCACCGTCGACTCGCTCTATGAGCGCCTCGCGGAGGCCGGGATCGAACCGCTCCGTGCCGACGCCACGATCGAAGCCCGCGAAGCCGATCCTTCGGCCGCGGAGCACCTCGACCTCGCGGTCGGCAAGCCCGTGCTCGTGATGCGCCAGCTTGCCGTCGACCGCGCCGAGCATCCCCTCTTCGTCTCCACCATCACCTACGCCGGCGATCGCTACCGCTTGCGCACCTTCTTCGCCCGCTCCCGCTAG
- a CDS encoding Gfo/Idh/MocA family protein, with protein sequence MGPIPRQYDSMEALCADPEVDLVVIALPNEAHVEAVRIVAAAGKGVVCTKPLARTGAEAAEILKIVTDAGVWHGYAESSVFSPNIAKAHQMVAAGAIGDVLTMRAREAHSGPHAPHFWDAETAGGGALLDMGCHTVESARHFFGKDNPVTEVFSWGATMVHGDKTTGEDTAIALLKFAGGQLAQIESSWIEKGGMQLRHELVGTAGRIVTDTSQTPVWGFIENPAGYLVEKADADTGWVYPVPEEARAYGFSQEMRHFVDRFAAGEPPVETFGDGFIVNCILDACYASMKSGVWETVSFDR encoded by the coding sequence GTGGGGCCGATCCCCAGGCAATACGACTCGATGGAGGCCCTGTGCGCCGACCCCGAAGTCGACCTCGTCGTCATCGCGCTGCCCAACGAGGCGCATGTGGAGGCGGTGCGCATTGTGGCCGCGGCCGGCAAGGGCGTCGTCTGCACCAAGCCGCTCGCCCGCACCGGGGCCGAGGCCGCCGAGATTCTGAAGATCGTCACCGACGCGGGCGTATGGCACGGCTATGCCGAGAGCTCGGTCTTCTCACCCAACATCGCCAAAGCCCACCAGATGGTGGCCGCCGGCGCGATCGGGGATGTGCTCACCATGCGGGCGCGCGAAGCGCACTCCGGCCCGCACGCCCCGCACTTCTGGGATGCGGAGACCGCGGGCGGCGGCGCCCTGCTCGACATGGGCTGCCACACCGTGGAGTCGGCCCGCCACTTCTTCGGCAAAGACAACCCCGTGACCGAGGTCTTCTCCTGGGGCGCCACGATGGTGCACGGCGACAAGACCACGGGCGAGGACACCGCCATCGCGCTGCTCAAGTTCGCCGGCGGCCAGCTCGCGCAGATCGAGTCGTCGTGGATCGAGAAGGGCGGCATGCAGCTGCGGCACGAGCTGGTCGGCACCGCCGGCCGCATCGTCACCGACACCTCGCAGACCCCGGTGTGGGGGTTCATCGAGAACCCCGCCGGCTACCTCGTCGAGAAGGCTGACGCCGACACCGGCTGGGTGTACCCGGTTCCCGAGGAGGCACGCGCCTACGGTTTCAGCCAGGAGATGCGGCACTTCGTCGACCGGTTCGCCGCGGGGGAGCCCCCGGTGGAGACGTTCGGCGACGGCTTCATCGTCAACTGCATCCTGGACGCCTGCTACGCCTCGATGAAGAGCGGCGTCTGGGAGACGGTGAGCTTCGACAGATGA
- a CDS encoding ABC transporter substrate-binding protein → MQPRKSKRMRLAAAIATVAAATLIITGCSSSGGSSSGATRYVNVFSGNPGNLTDNFNPFVSDVAYGANGAVLGALYEPLFYFNSAKNEKPQSWLGTEYTVSPDGLTYSVTLRDGVKWQDGKPFTAADVAYTYNLIKANPAINLYGLKIADAKAVDDTHVTITLTQPDFPNEYRLLGLTFIVPEHIWKSIPDPSKTTNTKPIGTGAFSFGTFTPQSVTLVANKSYYQKGEPAVPGIRLVTSTGNAAALNSLNAGQIDWAGIALQDVQKSFVDKDPKYNKYTSIPADIKALLPNLSKAPFNDVAFRQALSLSIDRNTIIKQAFGGTDTPGNPTSLLQPRDEAYIPAAYKGKTLDQNIDQAKKILTDAGYKYDGSGNLLGKDGQPIRFKITTVTGYTDTITADQLLVQDFSKIGVQATPEELSLGAYSTARQNGTFDLLDDRIPTGPNPFQQFSDSLDSAKSAPVGKPANANFVRFSDPAVDKLIAEAGSTNDPAKLTSAYQALGTYFAENQPYIILSQNGAVTTYRTQFFTGMPTTDNLWATPSNWLSGNIGYIAKQLKPVK, encoded by the coding sequence GTGCAACCACGCAAATCGAAGAGGATGCGACTCGCTGCGGCGATCGCAACCGTGGCCGCGGCAACGCTCATCATCACCGGATGTTCGAGCTCGGGCGGAAGCTCCTCCGGCGCCACCCGTTATGTGAACGTCTTCTCCGGAAACCCCGGCAACCTGACCGACAACTTCAACCCCTTCGTGAGCGACGTGGCCTACGGAGCGAACGGAGCCGTCCTCGGCGCGCTCTACGAACCGCTGTTCTACTTCAACTCGGCGAAGAACGAGAAGCCGCAGTCATGGCTCGGCACCGAATACACGGTCAGCCCGGACGGCCTCACCTACAGCGTCACGCTGCGTGACGGCGTCAAATGGCAGGACGGAAAGCCGTTCACCGCCGCCGACGTGGCTTACACCTACAACCTCATCAAGGCGAATCCGGCGATCAATCTCTACGGCCTCAAGATCGCGGATGCGAAAGCCGTCGACGACACGCACGTCACCATCACGCTGACCCAGCCCGACTTCCCCAACGAGTACCGCCTGCTCGGCCTCACCTTCATCGTTCCCGAGCACATCTGGAAGTCGATCCCCGACCCGTCGAAGACGACGAACACCAAGCCCATCGGCACCGGTGCGTTCTCGTTCGGCACCTTCACCCCGCAGTCGGTCACCCTCGTGGCCAACAAGAGCTACTACCAGAAGGGCGAGCCCGCCGTCCCCGGCATCCGTCTCGTCACCTCGACCGGCAACGCCGCCGCACTCAACTCGCTGAACGCCGGCCAGATCGACTGGGCCGGCATCGCCCTCCAGGACGTGCAGAAGTCGTTCGTCGACAAGGACCCGAAGTACAACAAGTACACATCGATCCCTGCCGACATCAAGGCGCTGCTGCCCAACCTCTCCAAGGCGCCGTTCAACGACGTCGCCTTCCGTCAGGCGCTCAGCCTCTCGATCGACCGCAACACGATCATCAAGCAGGCGTTCGGCGGCACTGACACCCCGGGCAACCCCACCAGCCTGCTCCAGCCGCGCGACGAGGCATACATCCCCGCAGCGTACAAAGGCAAGACGCTCGACCAGAACATCGACCAGGCCAAGAAGATCCTGACCGACGCCGGCTACAAGTACGACGGCTCGGGAAACCTGCTCGGCAAAGACGGCCAGCCGATCAGGTTCAAGATCACGACCGTGACCGGCTACACCGACACGATCACGGCCGACCAGCTGCTGGTTCAGGACTTCTCCAAGATCGGTGTGCAGGCCACACCCGAGGAGCTCTCGCTCGGCGCGTACTCCACTGCACGCCAGAACGGCACGTTCGACCTGCTCGACGACCGCATCCCCACCGGACCGAACCCGTTCCAGCAGTTCAGCGACAGCCTCGACTCGGCCAAGTCGGCGCCCGTCGGCAAGCCGGCCAACGCCAACTTCGTGCGGTTCAGCGACCCGGCCGTCGACAAGCTGATCGCCGAAGCGGGCAGCACCAACGACCCGGCCAAGCTCACCTCCGCCTACCAGGCCCTCGGCACCTACTTCGCCGAGAACCAGCCGTACATCATCCTCAGCCAGAACGGCGCGGTCACCACGTACCGCACCCAGTTCTTCACCGGGATGCCCACCACCGACAACCTCTGGGCCACCCCGTCCAACTGGCTGTCGGGCAACATCGGCTACATCGCCAAGCAGCTGAAACCAGTCAAGTAA